CGTCCGCGCCGGGCATGCGGACGTCGGACACCACGACGTCGAACTCCTGCGCCTCCAGCAGCGCCAGGGCGCGCGACCCGTCCTCCGCGCACGTCACCTCATAGGTATCGCCCAGCAGCCGGGCGAAGAGCTTGAGGATGTTCTCCTTGTCGTCCACCACCAGCACGCGTCCGCGCGTCTCCATGCCTCACGCCCTCCCTGGCTGCGTGGCGGGCAGCCACACGGTGAAGTGTGCACCGGGCCCCGTACCGGCGGCGGCCTCCAGGTTGCCACCGTGCGCCTGCACGATGCTCTGACTGATGGCGAGGCCCAGTCCCGTCCCACTGGGCTTCGTGGTGAAGAAGGGCTCGAAGAGGCGCTCGCGCGCCGTGACGCTCAGGCCCGGGCCCGTGTCCTCCACGTGCAGCTCGGCGCCCTTCTCCGTCTGCGCCAGGAGCACCCGCACCCGTCCCTCCGCTCCGCAGGCGTCCACCGCGTTGCGAATCAGGTTGAGCACCACCTGGCGCAGCTTCGTCAGGTGTCCCGCGGTGCGCGCCTCGCCTTCGACGTCCACCCGCACGGCTCCGAGCTGGCCTCCCTGCCGCAGCCGCTCCACCACCTCCTCGCACAAGGCGCGCAGGTCCACCGGCTCCGGCTCGGCGGGGAGGGGGCGCGAGAGCGCGAGCAGGTCCTCGACGATGTCACGGCTGCGCACCGCCTCGTCCTCGATGACCTGGAGGTCCTCGCGCAGGCTCCCCTCCGCCTTCTTCTTCATCATGCCCACATAGCCGAGGATGACGGTGAGCGGGTTGTTGATCTCATGGGCCACGCCCGCCGCCAGCCGGCCGATGCCCGCGAGCTTCTCGCTCTGCACCAGCCGCTCCTGATGCTCGCGCAGCGCCGCCGTCATGGCGTTGAACTGGTGGGCCAGCTCGCCGAACTCGTCGGGGGTCGTGATGTCGATGCGTGCGTGCATGTCTCCCGCGGCCAGCCGCGCCGCGCCCTCGCGCAGCCGGGCCACGGGCCGGGCCACGGAGCGGACGACATAGACGCCCACGCCCATGGCCAGCAGCGGCGCGCCCACCAGGAAGAACAGGGTCCACTGGAAGGCGGAGCTCTGGAGCTCGCTCACACGGGCCTCGGCCTCGTCCACCGAGCGGTTGAAGTGGCTCACCAGCCGGTCCGTGCGCTCCTCCATCTGGGACACGAGCCCGAGCGCCCGGCCATGCTCGCGGTCCATGTCCTCCTTCCTTCCCGACAGCACCGCGGGCAGGAGCGCCTCGCGGAAGAGGGTGTCCAGCGACCGCTGTGCGCGCTCGATGTCGGCCACCCAGGCCTGCTCCTCGGGCTCCGAGGCCTGCGCCTTCATCACCTGCGTCAGCCGGTTCACCCGTTGGGCGGCCGTCTCATAGAAGTGCAGGTGGCTGTCGTTGCCCAGGATGAGGGTATGGGCCTGGTGCGCGTAGGAGTCCCGGATGGCGCTGGCCACCTCGAGCGCCGAGCGGACGGCATGCTGCCGCGCCTGCATCTCGACCAGGCGGGAATGGATCTCCCGCATATGGACGAGGACGAGGAGGGAGGAGACCACGAAGAGGGAAACCAGGGCGGCGAGGGCCAGGCTGAGACGTCGGGCGGTGCCTGAGGGGACCTGCATGGATGAGCTCTCCTCCATCAGTAGTACGCAAGGCGGGTGCCACCTGTCCTCCCCGTCGATGCGCGCGCCTTTGCCCCACGGGAGATGTGATTCCCAGAGTTACACAGTGACTCGCCGGGCGCCTGATGGAGCACGCCGTGCCCGGGGTTCCTCTCTCTCGGGCGGGACATGGCCCGTGGCACAAGCCGTGCACAACCCGGGGTCGTGCAACCCACTCACGACATCTCCCGGTCTGTCCTCGCCTCGGGCTGGCGGCGCTCCCCGCGAGGGCACCTGGCTCTCGTGCTGGTGCTGCTCTCGCCGCTGGTGGCGCTCGCGCGGGAGGAGACTCGCACGCCGGTCACTCGAGCGGCTCCCGCATCGGCGCTGCCGACGGACGCGACGCTGGAGCAGCTCCTCGCGGAAGCCCTCGAGGCGCGCCCGGAGTTGCGCCAGGCGGAGGCCCAGGTGCGGGCCGCTCGGGAGCGTGTCCCCCAGGCGGGAGCCCTGCCGGATCCGGTGCTGCAGGTGGGCATCCAGAACGACGGCTTCGACGGACTCATGATCGGCGAGATGGAGGGCAGCTACATCAGCATCATGGCCTCCCAGGCACTGCCCTTCCCGGGAAAGCGCGCGCTGCGCACCGAAGTGGCCCGGCTCGGCGCCACGGCCGTGTCGGCGCGGGTGGCGCGAGCGCGGCTGTCCATCGAGGCCGAGGTGCGCCGGGGCTACCTCGACCTGCTGCTGACGCGCGAGCGGCTCGTGCTGCTGGACCGGCTGCAGGCGCTCTGGAAGCAGTCCGCCGACATGGCCCGCATCCGCTACGAGACGGGCGAGGGGGCCCAGTCGGACCTGCTGCGTGCCCAGCTCGAGCTCAACCGGCTGCGCCAGCGCCAGCTGGCCCTGCGCGCCGAGGAGCGCGTCCGTGTGCAGTCCCTGAACCGGCAGAGCGGCCGGCCCCTGGATGAGCCCCTCCCCACCACCACGCGCGTGCGCGACGTGGGAGTGCCGGAGCTCGGCGACCGCGAAGCCGCGGAACGGGACTCGCTCGAGCGAAGCCCCGAGCTGGCCGAGAGGCGTGCGTTGATGGCGCAGGCGGAGCAGCAGATGGCGCTGGCGCGCCGTGAACGCCTGCCCGACTTCACCGTGAGCGCGGGGGTGATGCCCCGGGGCGGCGACTTCCCTCCCATGTGGCAGGCCAGCGTTGGCGTCAACCTGCCCGTCTTCTCCGGGAGGATGCGGAGCCGCGTGGTGGCCGAGAGCGGTGCCCAGACAGAGTCCACGACCCACGCGGTGGCCGCGCTGGAGCAGGATCTCCGCCTGCGGGTCCGGGAGCGCCTCATCGCCCTGGAGGCGCTGCGCGACACGGTGGCGATCTACCGTGACGGTCTCTTGATGCAATCGGCGGCGACCGCCGAGAGCACCCTGACGCAGTACCGGGTGGGGCGCGCCTCGTTCGCCTCGGTGCTGGAAGCCAACACCGGCATCATCCGCGACGAGGAGGACTATCTGCGGACGCTCGTCGACGCGCAGCGCCTCGCCATCGCCCAGGCCGAGGTGAGCCTGGAGCCCGTGGCGTCGATGGGCGGCGGTGGTCAGGGCGCGGGCGGAATGCCCGGGGCGGGGAGCGCCCCCTCCGCTTCCGCGCGTGGCGCCGCTCCAGCGGGGAGTGCTCCCGGTGCGGCCCCCTCAACCTCTTCCTCCATGTCGGGGATGTAGCCCCGGAGAACCCATGTCCCTCGAGACTCCGCCCATCCCCCCTTCGCCACCCCCGTCGCGCCGCCGCTTCGGAGCCGCCGTGCTCGTCGTCACGGCGCTGGCCAGCGCCGTACTGGGCGGCGGCGTCGTGCACCTGCTGTCGCACGGGCATGAAGCGCCCGACGCTCACGCGCCGGCCCCCGCGGCCGGCACCACCCCGAGCGCCTCCGAGCCGGCGGTCACGAAATACCAGTGCCCGATGCACCCGAGCATCGTGCAGGACCACCCGGGCAAGTGCCCCATCTGCGGCATGGACCTGGTGGCGATGACGCCCGGGTCGGCTTCTCCTGGCGACCCGGGCACCGCCGCGGTGGAGGGCCTGGCCCCCATCACCATCGACCCCTCGCGCCAGCAGCTCATCGGCCTGCGCACCGCGCCGGTGACGGAGGGCAGGGTCGGGGGAACCTGGAGGACCACGGGCCGGGTTGCCATGGACGAGACCCGCGTGCGCCGCGTCACCATGAAGGTGCCCGCGTTCGTCGAGCGCGTGTACGTGGACTTCACCGGCAAGCCGGTGCGGAAGGGGGAGCCGCTCTTCTCCGTCTACAGCCC
This is a stretch of genomic DNA from Archangium violaceum. It encodes these proteins:
- a CDS encoding sensor histidine kinase; this translates as MQVPSGTARRLSLALAALVSLFVVSSLLVLVHMREIHSRLVEMQARQHAVRSALEVASAIRDSYAHQAHTLILGNDSHLHFYETAAQRVNRLTQVMKAQASEPEEQAWVADIERAQRSLDTLFREALLPAVLSGRKEDMDREHGRALGLVSQMEERTDRLVSHFNRSVDEAEARVSELQSSAFQWTLFFLVGAPLLAMGVGVYVVRSVARPVARLREGAARLAAGDMHARIDITTPDEFGELAHQFNAMTAALREHQERLVQSEKLAGIGRLAAGVAHEINNPLTVILGYVGMMKKKAEGSLREDLQVIEDEAVRSRDIVEDLLALSRPLPAEPEPVDLRALCEEVVERLRQGGQLGAVRVDVEGEARTAGHLTKLRQVVLNLIRNAVDACGAEGRVRVLLAQTEKGAELHVEDTGPGLSVTARERLFEPFFTTKPSGTGLGLAISQSIVQAHGGNLEAAAGTGPGAHFTVWLPATQPGRA
- a CDS encoding TolC family protein, encoding MQPTHDISRSVLASGWRRSPRGHLALVLVLLSPLVALAREETRTPVTRAAPASALPTDATLEQLLAEALEARPELRQAEAQVRAARERVPQAGALPDPVLQVGIQNDGFDGLMIGEMEGSYISIMASQALPFPGKRALRTEVARLGATAVSARVARARLSIEAEVRRGYLDLLLTRERLVLLDRLQALWKQSADMARIRYETGEGAQSDLLRAQLELNRLRQRQLALRAEERVRVQSLNRQSGRPLDEPLPTTTRVRDVGVPELGDREAAERDSLERSPELAERRALMAQAEQQMALARRERLPDFTVSAGVMPRGGDFPPMWQASVGVNLPVFSGRMRSRVVAESGAQTESTTHAVAALEQDLRLRVRERLIALEALRDTVAIYRDGLLMQSAATAESTLTQYRVGRASFASVLEANTGIIRDEEDYLRTLVDAQRLAIAQAEVSLEPVASMGGGGQGAGGMPGAGSAPSASARGAAPAGSAPGAAPSTSSSMSGM